A genomic window from Massilia sp. METH4 includes:
- a CDS encoding L-dopachrome tautomerase-related protein, with the protein MRLNHKHLALAGLFILGLHVAHATPLPGKTMPAFPQGPVKIEQLAYFPEQQITGIAVSRSGRVFVTAPRLSVEVPVSVGEVIDGKIVPYPGAGWNAYRNDGGARNDPKSQFVSAQAAVMDHRDNLWIVDAATPNVTGPVQGGVKLVRIDVKTNTVAQVVHLDGETTPPGSSINDVRFSPDDRFAYLSDVGGRGGALVVVNLETGKSWRVLDGHPSTQADPSVELMADGKPLRTPDGRKMNIAVNGVAISPDGATFYWQALTGKTLYSLPTAVLQDPARAAKAEPVVVATTHPACGLWIDAAGRFFMANPAESSVEVADSVGAPLRTLVKDERMRWPDSFAQDTSGNLYISANFIQDSPWFKKGVTKTPGAIFKISPR; encoded by the coding sequence ATGCGGTTGAACCATAAACATCTTGCATTGGCCGGCCTGTTCATCCTTGGCCTGCACGTCGCCCACGCGACGCCACTTCCTGGCAAGACCATGCCGGCTTTTCCCCAAGGGCCGGTGAAGATCGAGCAGCTGGCCTATTTCCCGGAACAGCAGATCACCGGAATCGCTGTTTCCAGGAGCGGCCGCGTGTTTGTCACCGCACCGCGCCTGAGCGTCGAGGTGCCGGTCAGCGTAGGGGAAGTCATCGACGGAAAAATCGTGCCGTATCCCGGAGCGGGCTGGAACGCCTACCGCAACGACGGCGGCGCCAGGAACGATCCGAAATCGCAGTTCGTGTCGGCCCAGGCGGCCGTCATGGACCACCGCGACAACCTGTGGATCGTCGACGCGGCAACGCCGAACGTCACCGGGCCGGTGCAGGGCGGAGTCAAGCTGGTCCGGATCGATGTAAAGACCAATACAGTGGCGCAAGTGGTGCACCTGGACGGTGAAACCACCCCGCCAGGTAGCTCGATCAACGACGTGCGCTTCAGCCCCGACGACCGCTTTGCCTACCTGAGCGATGTCGGCGGACGTGGCGGGGCACTGGTGGTAGTCAACCTTGAAACCGGCAAATCCTGGCGCGTGCTCGACGGCCACCCATCGACCCAGGCCGATCCGTCGGTCGAGCTGATGGCGGACGGCAAGCCATTACGGACACCCGATGGCAGGAAGATGAACATCGCCGTCAACGGCGTGGCGATTTCACCCGATGGCGCTACCTTCTACTGGCAGGCACTGACGGGCAAGACCCTGTACAGCCTGCCGACAGCAGTCCTGCAGGACCCGGCCAGGGCCGCGAAAGCGGAACCGGTCGTGGTGGCGACGACGCACCCGGCCTGCGGCCTGTGGATCGACGCAGCGGGACGTTTCTTCATGGCCAATCCCGCGGAGAGCTCGGTCGAGGTGGCCGATTCGGTCGGTGCTCCCCTGCGCACGCTGGTCAAGGACGAGCGCATGCGCTGGCCCGACAGCTTTGCCCAGGATACCTCCGGCAACTTGTACATCAGTGCCAACTTCATCCAGGACAGCCCCTGGTTCAAGAAAGGCGTGACGAAGACGCCTGGCGCGATCTTCAAAATTTCGCCGCGCTGA